CATTGGAAAGTTTCTTATGGCCTTGAAAGACTTCTTCCAGCTCTTTTACCGTATAATTATAGTCAATGAAGTGAATACTCTCGATAGCATTCGTCACACCAATTCTTTCGGTCTCATCAAAATTTGAAACACTTGTCAAAAGCTTTGCTCTTCTATCAGAGAAGCTCGCCTTAAAGAATTGCTCTACAACATTTCGACAGGACTCAGATGCAGCCGCAGGGTATCTTAAAACATAGTTCTTGGGCTTACTTTTAACTGAATAAAAAGTACTCGAGTGGGTACAGCTAAATGTGAATAAGGCCGCAATAAGTAAAAGAATGAACTGTTTGTGCATTAGATAATCCTCCGTCTAGGAGTCTTATCGGATATTTAAGGAATTTCCTTTATATATTTCAAGGTACGTAAATCATTGATTTTACGAACTCCATATTTGACTTCCAAGCGTCTTGCGAAGCTCAGTTAACCCTTTTCTGTCATACCAATAATTCTGAGTCGCATTGGTTAAAATTACAGATCCTCGAAGCTTCTCGACATCTATCCAGATAGAAGTTCCAGTAAAACCCAAATGCCCAAATGTGCGCTTTGAGCACCCTGATCCGGCCAAACTTGTATCTGGCTCAGTTACCGTATCCCATCCATAGAGAAAACGGTCAAAAGAGGTATTTGAAAAAGCTTGATCCATAAATTTAACCAAGTCGTAAGATTCATTTAAGTTTAAAAGGCTCTTACAAATTCCATCAATGCTGGCAAATAACCCTGCATGAGAAACTTTCTCCCTCAGATAGAATGCATTATCATCGTGAACTTCTCCTTGAATTCTTTTCCCATGCCTAAATCCAGTAACAGGGGATCTAAGTTGGTCTACAAGTTCAGTCCAATGGAACATTTCTTCATCAAAGTACTCAGAACAAATATCGTAGAGATTTCTCTTAAAGGAGTCTTCTATTTCAATCATTGCTCTAAGTGCGGAGTAATCAGAATAAAGAGTTGGTGCTTCAGCAATATTAAAGCTGCTAATATACTGCCTCCAATTCTTAGGAGAAATTCTCCCCCCCGAAGTGAGAGAGGCTCTATGATTAAGTAAGAGAATCATATCATTCGTAAATTTACTTGGATCTACAAGATAGGTACTAGCAAGAGTGAGTGGTTTTGTAAGTGAAGCAAGATCAAAGAAATACTTTCCAGACTTATTAACAAATTCTCCCTCGTGCCACTCTAGAGAATTATACTTAGCATTTTTAAAGTCAATCACTCCGACTGCAATACAGTCGAAGTGCTGCTTAGGCATCAGCCTACTAATTATTTCTTCTACTTCTTTCATTTACTTCTTAGAGCCGCTTGAGCTGCTGCTAGTCTAGCAATTGGTACTCTATAAGGAGAACAACTTACATAATCTAATCCGATTTCATGACAGAACTGAATTGATTTTGGTTCACCACCATGTTCACCACAAATTCCAACGTGAATTTGTGGATTTGATTTTCTTCCCTCGACACAAGCATGATTTACAAGAAAGCCTACGCCTTCTCTATCAAGAGAAACAAATGGGTCTACGGTCATCAGCCCACCATTAACATATTCCGGAAGAAACTTACCAGAATCATCCCTTGAAAGCCCAAAAGTTGTTTGAGTTAAATCATTAGTTCCAAAAGAGAAGAAATCTGCTTCAGGAGCAATTTTTCCAGCTGTAATGGCCGCTCTTGGAAGCTCGATCATTGTACCAAGCTTATACTTAACCTCTGTTTTCAATTCTTCAAAGACTAAATTAATTTCTTCAATACATTCTCTTTTTAGAAGAACCAGCTCACCCTTTAAAGAAATAAGAGGGATCATTATCTCGGGAAAAACTTCTACTCCATTCTTCTTACATTCAATTGCAGCTTCAATAATTGCTCTTGTCTGCATTCTGTATATTTCAGGATACGTAACCCCAAGCCTACAACCTCTATGTCCAAGCATTGGATTAAATTCATGAAGCTCTTCGCATCTCTCATTAATTAACTGCACATCAAGCTCAAGATATTCAGCAAGAGCTTCTCTATCTTCAGTTGAGTGAGGGAGAAATTCATGAAGAGGAGGGTCAAGGAGCCTAATGTTTACAGGCTTCCCACTCATTGCAGTGAAAATCCCAATAAAATCTTCTCTTTGAAAAGGAAGTAACTTCGCGAGGGCCTTCTCTCTATCTTGTAAATCTTTTGCATAGATCATTTCACGAACAGCTAAAATTCTCTCTGCTTCAAAGAACATATGCTCTGTTCTACAAAGACCAATTCCCTCAGCTCCAAAATTCTTAGCTGTAAGGCTATCTTCAGGATTATCAGCATTGGTTCTTATTTCTAATTTTCTAAATTCATCTGCCCAACTCATAAAGAGAGCAAAGTCTTCTGAAATTTCAGCAGCAATTGTTGGAACTTTTCCTTCAATAACTTCACCAGTAGCTCCGTCAATTGTTAGAAAGTCCCCTTCTTTATACTCTTTACCATTAATCCTTAAGACCAATTTAGAATAATCTATTTGAAGGCCAGAACAACCGGCTACACATGGCTTCCCCATTCCTCTAGCAACAACAGCCGCATGAGACGTCATTCCACCTCTAGCTGTTAAGATTCCCTCAGAAGCAACCATACCAGCAATATCTTCAGGACTTGTCTCTTGCCTAACCAACATTACCTTTACACCACTCTCATGCAGAGCTGTTGCCTTTTCCGATGTAAAAGTAATAACTCCACATCCAGCTCCAGGAGACGCCGGTAAGCCTTGGGCAAGAACATTCTTATGAGCACTCGGATCAAGTCTTGGGTGTAAGAGTTGATTTATATCTTCTGGATTAATTTTAAGAATCGCTTCTTCTTTAGTAAGTATTTCTTCATTAACTAAATCCACCGCAATCTTTACTGCGGCTGCGGCGGTTCTCTTTCCATTTCGAGTTTGAAGAATAAAGAGTTTATCTTTTTCAATTGTAAACTCAATATCCTGCATATCTTTGTAATGAATTTCTAATTTTGTATATACTTCTACTAACTCGTCATAAACAATAGGCATCGCCTCTTGAAGAGTGACAAGGCTCTTATTCGATTCATTCTTTGAAAGGCTATTAATTGGTTGAGGTGTTCTAATTCCTGCAACAACATCTTCCCCTTGAGCGTTAATAAGAAACTCACCAAAGAACTTCTTCTCGCCAGTGCTAGGATCTCTTGTAAAGCAAACTCCTGTGGCACAATCGTCACCCATATTTCCAAAGACCATGGACTGAACATTTACAGCCGTCCCCCAATTATGCCCGATATCGTTAATCTCTCTATACTTAACTGCTCTTGGATTATTCCAAGAACCAAATACTGCAGAGACAGCTCTCCATAATTGATCCATTGGATCTGTTGGAAATGAAATACCTGTTTCCTCAAAGATTATTCTCTTATAAACTTCAACTAACTCTTCAAGGTCACCCGCAGAGAGTTGTGTATCTAACTCTACTTCCCTAGCTTCTTTTAGGTCTTCAAGAGTTGACTCCAAGATCGCAACATTGAAACCCATGACAACGTTGGCATACATTTGAATGAATCTTCGATATGAGTCCCAAGCGAAGCGAGGATTCTTAGTAAGTTCTGCAAGACCTAGAACAGATTCATCATTTAAACCTAAGTTTAAAACCGTATCCATCATTCCAGGCATTGAAACTCTTGCTCCAGAACGTACGGAGAAGAGAAGAGGATTCTTTATATCTCCAAACTTCTTTCCTGAAGTTTCTTCGACAATTTTCAAGGCCTCTAAGACTTGATCCTTAATTTCTTGATTAATTGTGTTGTTATTTTCAACAAAGTCCAAACAAGCTTCTGTTGTAACAGTAAAGCCAGGAGGAACAGACAGTCCAATGGAAGACATCTCTGCAAGGTTCGCCCCCTTGCCTCCGAGTAGATCCTTCATTTCCTTATTACCTTCAGTCTTCTCAGAACTGAAGCTATAGACCCATTTATTCTTAGTTGCCACAAAACCCTCCTTGGGTGGTTGAAACTAATAAAAAATAAAAGGAGCGAAGTCGCTCCCTAGAATTAAAAACCTAATTTATCTCTTAAATATTTGTCGAGTTGATCAATCGCCACTCTTTCCTGCTGCATAGAATCTCTATCTCTTACAGTTACAGCATTATCGTCAAGAGTATCAAAATCAAACGTCACGCAAAGTGGCGTTCCAATTTCATCTTGTCTTCTGTATCTCTTTCCTATTGATCCAGCCACGTCATACTCGGTCTGATAATTTCTTTGGATTTTCTCAAATAATTCTCTAGCAGGTACATCTAACTTTTCTTTCTTAACGAGAGGAAGAACTGCCACTTTTACAGGAGCAAGTTTTGGATGAAATTTCATCACAACCCTTTCATTCTCTTTATCACCTTCATTTTCTAATCTATAAGCGTCACAAAGAATTGCTAATAAAGCTCTGTCACAACCAACAGATGTTTCTAGAACGTAAGGAAGATATTTCTTATTTCCATCTTCAGTATCAAGATACTTTAAATTCTTTTTCGAAAACTCTTCGTGCCTCTTAAGGTCGAAGTCCGTTCGAGAATGAATCCCTTCCATCTCTCCCCATCCCATAGGAAACTCATATTCAATATCTGTTGCAGCGTCTGCATAGTGAGCAAGGCTATCAGGTCCATGTGGTTCCCAGCGAAGCTTCTCTTCACGGAGTCCATTATCTAAATGCCATTGCCAACGAATCTTCTTCCAGTCTTCCATTGCATCTAACTGAGTTCCCGGCTTCACAAAGAATTGCATTTCCATTTGTTCGAATTCACGCGTTCTAAAAATAAAATTCCCTGGAGTAATTTCATTTCTAAAGGCCTTACCGATTTGTGCAATTCCAAAAGGGAGCTTCTTTCTCATTGTCTGTTGAACATTTAAGAAGTTCACAAAAATTCCCTGCGCAGTTTCAGGTCTTAAGTAAACTGTAGAAGAGCTATCTGTTACAGCTCCCATCTGGGTATTGAACATTAAGTTAAAGTCTCTTGGCTCAGTGAAGTCAGTAGCTCCACACTTAGCACAAGGCTTAGACGTATCAATTTGATCTTCTCTATATCTTTCTTTACAACTCTTGCAATCAACCATCGGATCACTAAAGCCGTCGACATGGCCAGAAGCTTTCCAAACTTGCGGATGCATGAAAATTGAAGCATCAATTCCGACAACATTCTCTCTGAACGTCATCGCTTTCCACCAACTTTCTTTTACATTATTTTTTAATTGAATTCCGTATGGAGCGTAATCCCAACACGAACCTAGACCACCATAAATTTCAGATGATTGAAAAATAAATCCTCGTCTCTTACAAAGGCTAACTAGATCACTCATTGATTTTAAATTACTTTCTGACACCGAGATAACTCCTACAAAATCTTTATTAAATTTCGCTAATTTTACCTAAGTTTTTCGGGGCTGTCTAAGTCTCTAAGCCTATTTTTAAAGACTTTCTAGCTTTGACTCAGATCGTAAAGTTTGGCATATTCTCCGCCTCTAGAAATCAGCTCCCCATGAGTTCCATGCTCAACTAATCTTCCTTCATGCATCACATAGATTTGGTCAAAATTTTGAATCGTAGAAAGCCTATGGGCCACCGCAACAACAGTCTTATTCCCGCCGATTGAGTCTAAGGCCTTTTGAACAAGTTTTTCAGATTCGTTATCAAGTGCAGACGTCGCCTCATCAAAGAGAAGAATATTTGTATCCTGTAGGAAAGCTCTAGCTATTGTGATTCTCTGTTGCTGACCACCAGAGAGGCGTGTTCCTCTATCACCAACAACTGTTCTTGTAAGCTCTGGGAGTTTATCAACAAACTCACTGGCATAAGCAACATTCAAAGCTTTTGAAATCTGCTCATCAGTAAAGTCATTACCTACTTTTAAGTTTTCTTCTATAGAGTCGTTAAAGAGAAAAATATCCTGACTAACTAACCCAAATAAGTCCCTCAATGACTTCAATTTAATATCGTTCAGATCAATTCCATCAATTGTAATTCCACCCTTTGCAATTGGGTAAAGACCTAGGAGTAAATTTATTAGTGTTGATTTTCCAGAACCAGAGAGACCGACCAGAGCAATTTTCTGCCCTCTTTTTATCTCTAAGTTTAAGTTCTTAATCACATCCCCTTCTCCATAAGAGAAAGTTAAGTCCTTAACTACAATTCTCTCTTCAAAAGAATTTAAGCTTATCTTTCCATTATCTGGCTCATCTGGAGTATCTAATAATTCGTAAATCCTATCCGACGCAGCCTTGGCCTGGGAAAGTTTTACATTTGCTTGAGAAAACTTTCTTAGAGGATCCATAAATAGAGCAAGAGCAGTGGCAAATGAAATAAAGTCACCAATAGTTGTCCCATTCTTTAATCTGTAATGAGCAAAGACAATGAGTCCTGCAAAGGCAAACGTTCCAACAATTTCGACTAGAGGGTGAGCAAATTCTTCAATGAAAGTTGTTCGCATCTGCGCAGAGAAAAACCTCTCCTGCGCTTTATTGAATCTTGAATTTACAAAGTCTTGAAGATTAAACGCTTTGGTAATTTTTTGAGCGTGAATACCTTCTGCAATATTATGTGTAAGCTGGGCCTGCTCTTCTTGAACGCTTCCCTGGTTGGCCCTAACTTTTTTTCCACTCTTGCTAAAAATAACTGCTAGAAATGGAGCTATTACAAAGATCACTAACGTTAGCTGCCAATCACTCCAAAAGGCCATTCCCAAATAAACAACGGCCTTCAATGCTTCACGAACAACATCAAGAGCTGCTTTAAATCCGTATGAGAAGACAGAAGTATCATTTAAAATACTCGATATAAGCTCCCCTTGTTTCTTCTTTGCAAAGTAAGAAACTGGTAACCTTTGAAGTTTTTTAAAAATTTCTTCTCTAACTTTTAAAGTTGCTCTGTCAGAGACATAACGCAACCAGTAAAAGTGAAAGAATCTACTTGGAAAATGCAGTATGCCTACAGCAACAAGTAGTCCGGCCAATAGGAGAACATCATTTATTGAGGCGTAACCCTTTAGACCAT
The sequence above is a segment of the Halobacteriovorax sp. JY17 genome. Coding sequences within it:
- the ppdK gene encoding pyruvate, phosphate dikinase — encoded protein: MATKNKWVYSFSSEKTEGNKEMKDLLGGKGANLAEMSSIGLSVPPGFTVTTEACLDFVENNNTINQEIKDQVLEALKIVEETSGKKFGDIKNPLLFSVRSGARVSMPGMMDTVLNLGLNDESVLGLAELTKNPRFAWDSYRRFIQMYANVVMGFNVAILESTLEDLKEAREVELDTQLSAGDLEELVEVYKRIIFEETGISFPTDPMDQLWRAVSAVFGSWNNPRAVKYREINDIGHNWGTAVNVQSMVFGNMGDDCATGVCFTRDPSTGEKKFFGEFLINAQGEDVVAGIRTPQPINSLSKNESNKSLVTLQEAMPIVYDELVEVYTKLEIHYKDMQDIEFTIEKDKLFILQTRNGKRTAAAAVKIAVDLVNEEILTKEEAILKINPEDINQLLHPRLDPSAHKNVLAQGLPASPGAGCGVITFTSEKATALHESGVKVMLVRQETSPEDIAGMVASEGILTARGGMTSHAAVVARGMGKPCVAGCSGLQIDYSKLVLRINGKEYKEGDFLTIDGATGEVIEGKVPTIAAEISEDFALFMSWADEFRKLEIRTNADNPEDSLTAKNFGAEGIGLCRTEHMFFEAERILAVREMIYAKDLQDREKALAKLLPFQREDFIGIFTAMSGKPVNIRLLDPPLHEFLPHSTEDREALAEYLELDVQLINERCEELHEFNPMLGHRGCRLGVTYPEIYRMQTRAIIEAAIECKKNGVEVFPEIMIPLISLKGELVLLKRECIEEINLVFEELKTEVKYKLGTMIELPRAAITAGKIAPEADFFSFGTNDLTQTTFGLSRDDSGKFLPEYVNGGLMTVDPFVSLDREGVGFLVNHACVEGRKSNPQIHVGICGEHGGEPKSIQFCHEIGLDYVSCSPYRVPIARLAAAQAALRSK
- a CDS encoding serine hydrolase, with the protein product MKEVEEIISRLMPKQHFDCIAVGVIDFKNAKYNSLEWHEGEFVNKSGKYFFDLASLTKPLTLASTYLVDPSKFTNDMILLLNHRASLTSGGRISPKNWRQYISSFNIAEAPTLYSDYSALRAMIEIEDSFKRNLYDICSEYFDEEMFHWTELVDQLRSPVTGFRHGKRIQGEVHDDNAFYLREKVSHAGLFASIDGICKSLLNLNESYDLVKFMDQAFSNTSFDRFLYGWDTVTEPDTSLAGSGCSKRTFGHLGFTGTSIWIDVEKLRGSVILTNATQNYWYDRKGLTELRKTLGSQIWSS
- a CDS encoding ABC transporter transmembrane domain-containing protein — encoded protein: MNDLIKNKLLPYIIPYKRKVLGAFLLSFLIAGLGGVQVRLVKPIFDNGLKGYASINDVLLLAGLLVAVGILHFPSRFFHFYWLRYVSDRATLKVREEIFKKLQRLPVSYFAKKKQGELISSILNDTSVFSYGFKAALDVVREALKAVVYLGMAFWSDWQLTLVIFVIAPFLAVIFSKSGKKVRANQGSVQEEQAQLTHNIAEGIHAQKITKAFNLQDFVNSRFNKAQERFFSAQMRTTFIEEFAHPLVEIVGTFAFAGLIVFAHYRLKNGTTIGDFISFATALALFMDPLRKFSQANVKLSQAKAASDRIYELLDTPDEPDNGKISLNSFEERIVVKDLTFSYGEGDVIKNLNLEIKRGQKIALVGLSGSGKSTLINLLLGLYPIAKGGITIDGIDLNDIKLKSLRDLFGLVSQDIFLFNDSIEENLKVGNDFTDEQISKALNVAYASEFVDKLPELTRTVVGDRGTRLSGGQQQRITIARAFLQDTNILLFDEATSALDNESEKLVQKALDSIGGNKTVVAVAHRLSTIQNFDQIYVMHEGRLVEHGTHGELISRGGEYAKLYDLSQS
- a CDS encoding glycine--tRNA ligase; this translates as MSESNLKSMSDLVSLCKRRGFIFQSSEIYGGLGSCWDYAPYGIQLKNNVKESWWKAMTFRENVVGIDASIFMHPQVWKASGHVDGFSDPMVDCKSCKERYREDQIDTSKPCAKCGATDFTEPRDFNLMFNTQMGAVTDSSSTVYLRPETAQGIFVNFLNVQQTMRKKLPFGIAQIGKAFRNEITPGNFIFRTREFEQMEMQFFVKPGTQLDAMEDWKKIRWQWHLDNGLREEKLRWEPHGPDSLAHYADAATDIEYEFPMGWGEMEGIHSRTDFDLKRHEEFSKKNLKYLDTEDGNKKYLPYVLETSVGCDRALLAILCDAYRLENEGDKENERVVMKFHPKLAPVKVAVLPLVKKEKLDVPARELFEKIQRNYQTEYDVAGSIGKRYRRQDEIGTPLCVTFDFDTLDDNAVTVRDRDSMQQERVAIDQLDKYLRDKLGF